The following coding sequences are from one Diadema setosum chromosome 9, eeDiaSeto1, whole genome shotgun sequence window:
- the LOC140233149 gene encoding uncharacterized protein isoform X1 → MSLECHQIEPSSFLTLQKHSLPVGSLFSPPSDLMKDPNMMQGLSFFAEDTESAELVSVADEVSGVAEDLVDLGYDTNSEIASPISAKSLWGDASTPSSSVGSCTEEDLFPDFEEETRNSLISILDDDKEWNKSLSGPPMSNQSGEGSTRDQSPRSPMVGQVPNATTTPHVDFTSALRDRNLLQPSSPVTEGTTTLLQTAKPSRKRAAASTSTCGLAPGKRPRKQQYPSLLQALPDKLNGAALRINIQPEKHHRARYRTEGSRGSVKDESGDCYPKLQLEGVNQPVLLQVFVGIDQGKIRPHGYYQACKVTGRNTTPCEENDIDGTTVLEVPWEPSDGKMELSVDCIGILKLRNADVEQRIGPIRSKRKSTCVRLVFRVYVPSNDGFFTLQALSRPITCTQPLGHPEIVKKSLTQCSVAGGEELFIIGKNFTSKATTEVKLRQLDDNGKVTWEGDCEIDKALFQNTHIVCKIPPYANQKVTVPVRVYLVVVGKPNHCSELEAHPIDYIPKPDSVAIQSPPVATGAKNQGNVSAAAAPSASPAVLSPAQAPMVLSLSPVVKPEQSPPLPAQISSNAASSQDEFSLALQMLACAYLKNRDMYNNLLMQTQAQDSSSMLDDSLQVLDVLNNN, encoded by the exons atcCAAATATGATGCAAGGGCTGTCATTTTTTGCTGAAG ATACTGAAAGTGCAGAACTTGTGTCAGTAGCTGATGAGGTAAGTGGAGTGGCTGAAGATTTGGTGGATCTTGGGTATGACACAAACTCTGAAATTGCATCACCCATATCTGCCAAAAGTCTTTGGGGAGACGCATCTACGCCATCCAGTTCTGTTGGATCATGCACCGAGGAAGATCTCTTCCCGGATTTTGAGGAAGAAACGAGGAACTCCCTGATTTCCATTCTGGACGATGACAAAGAGTGGAACAAGTCACTAAGTGGTCCTCCCATGTCAAACCAGTCTGGGGAAGGATCCACTCGGGACCAATCCCCAAGGAGTCCCATGGTAGGCCAGGTCCCTAACGCTACCACCACTCCACATGTTGACTTTACAAGTGCTCTGCGAGATCGAAATCTGTTGCAGCCAAGCAGTCCAGTAACCGAGGGGACCACTACTCTTTTGCAGACAGCCAAGCCTAGTAGGAAACGAGCTGCAGCTTCTACAAG CACCTGTGGACTAGCCCCCGGTAAAAGACCCAGGAAACAGCAGTACCCGAGTCTTCTCCAGGCACTGCCAGACAAGTTGAATGGTGCAGCATTGCGCATCAACATTCAGCCAGAAAAGCACCACAGAGCCCGCTACAGGACGGAAGGCAGTAGGGGAAGCGTCAAGGATGAGAGTGGTGACTGCTATCCAAAGCTCCAG CTGGAAGGGGTCAATCAACCAGTTCTGCTGCAGGTGTTTGTGGGCATCGACCAGGGAAAGATCCGACCACATGGCTACTACCAGGCCTGCAAGGTGACGGGTCGTAACACCACGCCATGCGAAGAGAACGACATCGATGGCACCACTGTCCTGGAGGTACCTTGGGAACCTAGCGATGGGAAAATGGAACTCAG CGTTGACTGCATTGGCATCTTGAAACTTCGCAACGCAGACGTGGAGCAGAGGATAGGGCCAATCCGATCGAAAAGGAAGAGCACATGTGTCCGTCTGGTCTTCAGAGTTTACGTGCCTTCAAATGATGGATTCTTCACCTTACAAGCATTGTCCAGACCAATTACATGCA CTCAACCACTCGGTCACCCTGAGATAGTAAAGAAGAGTTTGACGCAGTGCTCGGTAGCTGGTGGAGAGGAGCTCTTCATTATCGGCAAGAACTTCACATCAAAGGCCACCACAGAAGTCAAGCTGAGACAACTGGATGACAATGGCAAAGTTACCTGGGAAGGCGACTGTGAGATTGACAAGGCTCTCTTCCAGAAT ACACACATTGTGTGCAAGATCCCACCGTACGCAAACCAAAAGGTCACCGTTCCTGTCCGTGTGTACTTGGTGGTCGTTGGCAAACCAAATCACTGCAGTGAACTGGAAGCCCACCCAATCGATTACATCCCCAAGCCTG ATTCTGTGGCAATACAGTCACCACCTGTAGCAACTGGTGCCAAGAATCAAG GTAATGTCAGTGCTGCTGCTGCTCCAAGCGCATCGCCAGCTGTACTGTCGCCAGCCCAGGCCCCCATGGTCCTATCCTTGTCCCCAGTGGTCAAGCCTGAGCAAAGTCCCCCGCTTCCCGCCCAGATTTCATCAAATGCAGCCTCAAGTCAAGACGAGTTCTCCCTCGCCCTTCAGATGCTTGCGTGCGCATATCTCAAGAACAGAGATATGTACAACAACCTCTTGATGCAGACACAAGCACAGGACTCGAGCTCCATGCTGGATGACTCGTTACAAG TCTTGGATGTCCTGAATAATAATTGA
- the LOC140233149 gene encoding uncharacterized protein isoform X2, with product MSLECHQIEPSSFLTLQKHSLPVGSLFSPPSDLMKDPNMMQGLSFFAEDTESAELVSVADEVSGVAEDLVDLGYDTNSEIASPISAKSLWGDASTPSSSVGSCTEEDLFPDFEEETRNSLISILDDDKEWNKSLSGPPMSNQSGEGSTRDQSPRSPMVGQVPNATTTPHVDFTSALRDRNLLQPSSPVTEGTTTLLQTAKPSRKRAAASTSTCGLAPGKRPRKQQYPSLLQALPDKLNGAALRINIQPEKHHRARYRTEGSRGSVKDESGDCYPKLQLEGVNQPVLLQVFVGIDQGKIRPHGYYQACKVTGRNTTPCEENDIDGTTVLEVPWEPSDGKMELSVDCIGILKLRNADVEQRIGPIRSKRKSTCVRLVFRVYVPSNDGFFTLQALSRPITCTQPLGHPEIVKKSLTQCSVAGGEELFIIGKNFTSKATTEVKLRQLDDNGKVTWEGDCEIDKALFQNTHIVCKIPPYANQKVTVPVRVYLVVVGKPNHCSELEAHPIDYIPKPDSVAIQSPPVATGAKNQGNVSAAAAPSASPAVLSPAQAPMVLSLSPVVKPEQSPPLPAQISSNAASSQDEFSLALQMLACAYLKNRDMYNNLLMQTQAQDSSSMLDDSLQGQVPEKGKVGDGQRQRPDCAVKTVYQVQAEGLPGDKTAESDCPDLLKTEPGLTTIDPELANIYDLVLPDITDIHALDDVLDVLNNN from the exons atcCAAATATGATGCAAGGGCTGTCATTTTTTGCTGAAG ATACTGAAAGTGCAGAACTTGTGTCAGTAGCTGATGAGGTAAGTGGAGTGGCTGAAGATTTGGTGGATCTTGGGTATGACACAAACTCTGAAATTGCATCACCCATATCTGCCAAAAGTCTTTGGGGAGACGCATCTACGCCATCCAGTTCTGTTGGATCATGCACCGAGGAAGATCTCTTCCCGGATTTTGAGGAAGAAACGAGGAACTCCCTGATTTCCATTCTGGACGATGACAAAGAGTGGAACAAGTCACTAAGTGGTCCTCCCATGTCAAACCAGTCTGGGGAAGGATCCACTCGGGACCAATCCCCAAGGAGTCCCATGGTAGGCCAGGTCCCTAACGCTACCACCACTCCACATGTTGACTTTACAAGTGCTCTGCGAGATCGAAATCTGTTGCAGCCAAGCAGTCCAGTAACCGAGGGGACCACTACTCTTTTGCAGACAGCCAAGCCTAGTAGGAAACGAGCTGCAGCTTCTACAAG CACCTGTGGACTAGCCCCCGGTAAAAGACCCAGGAAACAGCAGTACCCGAGTCTTCTCCAGGCACTGCCAGACAAGTTGAATGGTGCAGCATTGCGCATCAACATTCAGCCAGAAAAGCACCACAGAGCCCGCTACAGGACGGAAGGCAGTAGGGGAAGCGTCAAGGATGAGAGTGGTGACTGCTATCCAAAGCTCCAG CTGGAAGGGGTCAATCAACCAGTTCTGCTGCAGGTGTTTGTGGGCATCGACCAGGGAAAGATCCGACCACATGGCTACTACCAGGCCTGCAAGGTGACGGGTCGTAACACCACGCCATGCGAAGAGAACGACATCGATGGCACCACTGTCCTGGAGGTACCTTGGGAACCTAGCGATGGGAAAATGGAACTCAG CGTTGACTGCATTGGCATCTTGAAACTTCGCAACGCAGACGTGGAGCAGAGGATAGGGCCAATCCGATCGAAAAGGAAGAGCACATGTGTCCGTCTGGTCTTCAGAGTTTACGTGCCTTCAAATGATGGATTCTTCACCTTACAAGCATTGTCCAGACCAATTACATGCA CTCAACCACTCGGTCACCCTGAGATAGTAAAGAAGAGTTTGACGCAGTGCTCGGTAGCTGGTGGAGAGGAGCTCTTCATTATCGGCAAGAACTTCACATCAAAGGCCACCACAGAAGTCAAGCTGAGACAACTGGATGACAATGGCAAAGTTACCTGGGAAGGCGACTGTGAGATTGACAAGGCTCTCTTCCAGAAT ACACACATTGTGTGCAAGATCCCACCGTACGCAAACCAAAAGGTCACCGTTCCTGTCCGTGTGTACTTGGTGGTCGTTGGCAAACCAAATCACTGCAGTGAACTGGAAGCCCACCCAATCGATTACATCCCCAAGCCTG ATTCTGTGGCAATACAGTCACCACCTGTAGCAACTGGTGCCAAGAATCAAG GTAATGTCAGTGCTGCTGCTGCTCCAAGCGCATCGCCAGCTGTACTGTCGCCAGCCCAGGCCCCCATGGTCCTATCCTTGTCCCCAGTGGTCAAGCCTGAGCAAAGTCCCCCGCTTCCCGCCCAGATTTCATCAAATGCAGCCTCAAGTCAAGACGAGTTCTCCCTCGCCCTTCAGATGCTTGCGTGCGCATATCTCAAGAACAGAGATATGTACAACAACCTCTTGATGCAGACACAAGCACAGGACTCGAGCTCCATGCTGGATGACTCGTTACAAG GCCAAGTGCCGGAAAAAGGGAAGGTTGGTGATGGTCAACGTCAGAGACCTGACTGTGCTGTTAAAACTGTGTACCAAGTACAAGCTGAGGGTTTGCCCGGTGATAAGACTGCAGAGAGTGACTGCCCTGATTTATTAAAGACTGAGCCTGGTCTTACCACTATTGATCCAGAATTGGCCAACATCTATGATCTTGTCCTTCCAGACATAACAGATATCCATGCCCTAGATGATG TCTTGGATGTCCTGAATAATAATTGA